The nucleotide sequence GCGCATCGCGCGTCTTGATGGCCGGCTCGTTCTCGCGCAGGAGCGAGTACAGCGGCGCCGCGACGAAGATCGTCGAGTACGCGGCGACGATCGTTCCCACGAAGATCGACAGCGACAGGTCGGTGAGCGTCTGCGCACCGGCCCAGATGATGCCGATGAACAGGATCGCGCCGGTGGGCAGGATCGCGACGACGGTCGTGTTGATCGAGCGCACGAGAGTCTGGTTCACCGCGAGGTTCACCGATTCGCCGAACGTGCGCCCGGACACCTCGCCGTCCTCGCTGGTGTTCTCCCTGATCTTGTCGAAGACGACCGTGGTGTCGTACAGGGCGTACGAGAGGATCGTCAGGAAGCCGATGACGGCGGCGGGCGAGATCTCGAATCCGAACAGCGCGTAGACGCCGATCGTGATGATGAGCACATCCACGAGGCCGATGATCGCCGAGAGCGACATCTTCCAGGTGCGGAAGTACAGGGCGAGGATGATCGCGGTCAGCGCGAGGAAGATCGCGAGACCCCACAGCGACTGGCGTGTGACGTCCGCTCCCCAGCTGGGGCCGATGAACGCATAGCTGACTTCGCTCTCGGGCACGTTGTACGCCTCGGCGAGGGCGGCCGAGATCTCCCGGCTCTCGGCGTCCGTCACCTGGTCGGTCTGAACGCGCACCGCATCGTCGCCGATGGTGACGACCTTCGTCGTGGCATCCGGGACGACCGCGTGGACGGCGTCGGTGGCGAGCGACTGGTCGATGGGCGACGCCACGCCGCTCACGGTGAACTGGGAGCCGCCCGTGAACTCGATCGAGAACTGGATGGGGCGCAGCAGCGGCACCAGGGCCGAGCCCACGACGAGGATCGCGGCGATGAGGAACCACAGGCGGCGCCGGCCGACGAAGGGGAACGACGTCTTGCCCGTGTAGAGGTCGTTGCCGAACTGGCTCATGGAGCGCATCAGTCGTCTCCCTCCTTGACGGTCGTGCCGGGTTTCGCGCTCTCGGCGGCGGCCAGTTCGGCCTGCTTCCGCTCGGCGATGGTCTGGCGACGCGCGGCTTCCCCGCGGGACTTGACGTTGCGGCGGCCCGCCGCGCCCGTGGCGAGCACCGGCTCGCGGAACTGCGCGCGGCCGCGGTAGACGGCGCCGAGCGCGGTGGGGTCGAGCCCGGAAAGGGGATGCCCCGACCCGAAGAACCGCGTGCGTGCCAGGAGCTGCAGCACCGGGTGCGTGAACAGGATGAAGATCAGGACGTCGATCGCGGTCGTGAGACCGAGCGTGAACGCGAAGCCCTTCACCGTCGAGTCCGCGAGGATGTACAGCACCACGGCGGCGAGGATGTTGATCGACTTCGAGATGTAGATCGTCCGCTTCGCGCGTCCCCAGCCGTCTTCGACGGCGGCGGTGATCGACTTGCCGTCGCGCAGTTCGTCTCGGATGCGCTCGAAGTAGACGATGAACGAGTCGGCGGTGAAGCCGATCGTCACGATCAGGCCGGCGACACCCGCGAGCGACAGGCGGAAGCCCATGCGCCAGGCGAGGATGCACAGTGTGAGGTAGGTCAGCACCGCCATCACCGCGAGCGACGCGATGATGATGAAGCCGAGCGCGCGATACACGATCAGGGAGTAGATCGCGACCAGGATGAGGCCGATGAGGCCCGCGATGAGGCCGATCTGCAGCTGCTGCGAACCGAGGGTGGCGGAGATGGAGTTGGAGCTCTCGACCGTGAAGCTCAGCGGGAGCGCGCCGTACTTGAGCTGGTCGGCGAGCACCTTCGCGGTCTCCTGGGTGAAGCTGCCCGTGATGCTCGGCTTGCCGTCGAGGATCACGCCGTTCATCGACGGGGCCGACAGGACGTAGCCGTCCAGGACGAACGCGAACTGGTTGAGCGGTGGCTCGGCGCCGTAGAGACGCTGGCTGATCTCACCGAAGGTCGTCGTTCCGTCGGCGTCGAACGCCAGGTTGACCGCCCACAGCCCGTTGTTCTGCTGCAGGCCGAAGGTCGCGTCGTCGATCGACGAGCCGTCGAGCTCGACCGGGCCGAGGATGTACTTGACCGTGCCCTCCGCGTCACACGTGATGAGCGGCTGGTCGGCCGGCGCGTTCGCGGGATCGTTCGCCGGGTCGGCGCAGTCGTATGCCTGGAACTCGGCCTGGAGCGCCGGTGTGATCCACGCGGGGTCGCTGCCGTTCGTCGGCGAGGTGCTCGGGGTCGCCTGGAGCGTCGGGTCCGGCGTCGGGTACGGCGTCTCGTTGCCGTCGTCCCCGACGAAGGTGTTGGCGGGCGCTCCGGCGCTCAGCACTGCGCGCAGCTGCAGCTGCGCCGAGGCCTCGATGCGGTTGCGGGTCTCTTCGTCCGCCTGGCCGGGGATCTGCACGACGATCTGGTTGCCGCCCTGCGTGGTGACGTCGGCCTCGCCGACGCCCGAGGCGTCCACACGCTGGCGGATGATCGTCACGGCCTGCTGCATCTGCTCGGGCGACGGGTCTGCGCCGTCCTCGGTCTGCGCCTCCAGGACGATCTGCGTGCCGCCCTGGAGGTCCAGCGCGAGCGCGGGGGTCCACGAGCTCTGGCCGAACACGTACACGCCGAGCGCGTTGATGCCGAACAGGAGCGCCGTGATCGCGAGGAGTCCGGTCAGCGCGCGCCATGCATGCCGGACGGGAGTGGATGTCGCCACGTCTTTGCTTTCTTGAGAGCCCGAACGGGCGAACGGAGGGCGTCAGCCCTGCGACTTGGTGCCGGCCTCGGTGTCAGGGTCGGTCTTGTCCTTGCCCGCAGCGGTGCCCTGGTCGTCGCTGATCGAGGTGATGTCGCCGTTCGCGACGCCCTCGGCGTACTCGGCATGGCTCTCTTCGGCCGCGAGGTACTCGTCTTCGGTGACCGAGTGCTCTCCCGGGTTGACGACACGCAGGATGGCCTGGCTGTGGACTTTGATCTCGACGCCAGGCGCCAGCTCGACGATGGCGGGCTGGTCGAGGTTGTCGGCGTCGTAGGAGACGATCGTGCCGTAGAGACCACCCTGAAGGAGAACCTCCGAGCCAGGCACCGTCTGACGCGCCTTCTGCTCCTGCTCCGCCTTCTGCTTCTGCATACGGCGGCGGGAGCTCCAGAACATGAAGACGAGGAGGACGACCAGCAGGATGATGAGGCCGTAATTGCTCAGGAAGGTAGCGAAGTCCATGGAGCGGGAGGTGCCTTTCGGGTGAGGCACGCGCCGAAGGGCG is from Microbacterium sp. LWH3-1.2 and encodes:
- the secF gene encoding protein translocase subunit SecF, which produces MRSMSQFGNDLYTGKTSFPFVGRRRLWFLIAAILVVGSALVPLLRPIQFSIEFTGGSQFTVSGVASPIDQSLATDAVHAVVPDATTKVVTIGDDAVRVQTDQVTDAESREISAALAEAYNVPESEVSYAFIGPSWGADVTRQSLWGLAIFLALTAIILALYFRTWKMSLSAIIGLVDVLIITIGVYALFGFEISPAAVIGFLTILSYALYDTTVVFDKIRENTSEDGEVSGRTFGESVNLAVNQTLVRSINTTVVAILPTGAILFIGIIWAGAQTLTDLSLSIFVGTIVAAYSTIFVAAPLYSLLRENEPAIKTRDARVVAARELAGTPA
- the secD gene encoding protein translocase subunit SecD, whose product is MATSTPVRHAWRALTGLLAITALLFGINALGVYVFGQSSWTPALALDLQGGTQIVLEAQTEDGADPSPEQMQQAVTIIRQRVDASGVGEADVTTQGGNQIVVQIPGQADEETRNRIEASAQLQLRAVLSAGAPANTFVGDDGNETPYPTPDPTLQATPSTSPTNGSDPAWITPALQAEFQAYDCADPANDPANAPADQPLITCDAEGTVKYILGPVELDGSSIDDATFGLQQNNGLWAVNLAFDADGTTTFGEISQRLYGAEPPLNQFAFVLDGYVLSAPSMNGVILDGKPSITGSFTQETAKVLADQLKYGALPLSFTVESSNSISATLGSQQLQIGLIAGLIGLILVAIYSLIVYRALGFIIIASLAVMAVLTYLTLCILAWRMGFRLSLAGVAGLIVTIGFTADSFIVYFERIRDELRDGKSITAAVEDGWGRAKRTIYISKSINILAAVVLYILADSTVKGFAFTLGLTTAIDVLIFILFTHPVLQLLARTRFFGSGHPLSGLDPTALGAVYRGRAQFREPVLATGAAGRRNVKSRGEAARRQTIAERKQAELAAAESAKPGTTVKEGDD
- a CDS encoding preprotein translocase subunit YajC yields the protein MDFATFLSNYGLIILLVVLLVFMFWSSRRRMQKQKAEQEQKARQTVPGSEVLLQGGLYGTIVSYDADNLDQPAIVELAPGVEIKVHSQAILRVVNPGEHSVTEDEYLAAEESHAEYAEGVANGDITSISDDQGTAAGKDKTDPDTEAGTKSQG